One Cryptomeria japonica chromosome 9, Sugi_1.0, whole genome shotgun sequence genomic window carries:
- the LOC131042141 gene encoding sedoheptulose-1,7-bisphosphatase, chloroplastic, producing MEATMVAYQRGTATPMSRPTLAPPTATARTIPSTSVQVSAKASSIFGQSLRAWPKSSTRRRASGRVRKAAPLGSGSSTAVIKCELGDSLEEFLNKSTPDKNLIRLMMCMGEAMRTIAFKVRTASCGATACINTFGDEQLAVDLIANKLLFESLRYSHFCKYACSEENPVPEDMGGPVEGGFSVAFDPLDGSSIVDTNFTVGTIFGVWPGDKLTGVTGRDQVAAAMGIYGPRTTYVLALKDAPGTHEFLLMDDGKWQHVKDTTEIGEGKLFSPGNLRATFDNPEYEKLINYYVSEKYTLRYTGGMVPDVNQIIVKEKGIFTNVTSPSAKAKLRLLFEVAPLGLLVEKAGGHSSDGKQSVLDKVIINVDDRTQVAYGSKNEIIRFEETLYGSSRLSLKGAPVGAKA from the exons ATGGAGGCAACTATGGTGGCATATCAACGTGGCACTGCCACACCCATGTCTAGGCCTACTCTGGCTCCTCCTACTGCTACTGCTAGGACCATCCCCTCCACTTCTGTTCAG GTGAGTGCAAAGGCTAGCTCTATCTTTGGGCAGTCATTGAGGGCTTGGCCCAAATCCAGTACAAGAAGAAGAGCCTCTGGTAGAGTTAGAAAAGCAGCTCCTCTTGGTAGTGGTAGCAGTACTGCTGTTATAAAATGCGAGCTTGGGGACTCTCTG GAAGAGTTTCTGAACAAGTCAACCCCTGATAAGAATCTAATAAGGCTGATGATGTGCATGGGAGAAGCAATGAGAACCATAGCCTTCAAAGTCAGGACTGCATCTTGTGGTGCTACAGCTTGCATAAACACTTTTGGTGATGAGCAGCTTGCTGTTGATCTTATTGCCAATAAGCTCCTTTTCGAG TCCTTAAGATACTCCCATTTTTGCAAATATGCTTGCTCTGAGGAGAACCCAGTGCCTGAGGACATGGGTGGACCTGTGGAAG GTGGGTTTAGTGTGGCATTTGATCCGCTTGATGGCTCAAGCATTGTCGATACCAACTTCACTGTTGGCACCATATTTGGAGTATGGCCTGGTGACAAATTGACAGGAGTGACTGGTAGAGATCAGGTTGCTGCTGCCATGGGTATTTATGGCCCTCGAACAACATATGTGCTAGCTCTCAAAGATGCTCCCGGCACCCATGAATTCTTATTAATGGACGACG GTAAGTGGCAACATGTTAAGGATACTACAGAAATCGGAGAAGGAAAACTTTTCTCTCCTGGAAATCTTAGGGCAACTTTTGACAACCCTGAATATGAAAAG CTCATCAACTACTATGTAAGCGAGAAATACACACTTCGATACACAGGAGGCATGGTACCAGATGTCAACCAG ATCATTGTGAAGGAGAAGGGAATTTTCACAAATGTGACATCTCCAAGTGCTAAAGCAAAGCTAAGATTGCTGTTTGAGGTGGCTCCTCTAGGACTGTTGGTGGAGAAAGCTGGTGGGCACAGCAGTGATGGGAAACAGTCAGTATTAGACAAGGTGATTATCAATGTAGATGATAGAACGCAGGTTGCATATGGATCCAAGAATGAAATTATTAGGTTTGAAGAGACTCTTTATGGAAGCTCCAGGCTCAGCCTCAAGGGTGCCCCTGTAGGAGCCAAGGCCTAA